In a genomic window of Labeo rohita strain BAU-BD-2019 chromosome 20, IGBB_LRoh.1.0, whole genome shotgun sequence:
- the cep170bb gene encoding LOW QUALITY PROTEIN: centrosomal protein of 170 kDa protein B (The sequence of the model RefSeq protein was modified relative to this genomic sequence to represent the inferred CDS: deleted 1 base in 1 codon), whose translation MSVTSWFLVSSSGTRHRLPREMIFVGREDCELMLQSRSVDKQHAVINYNPATDEHLVKDLGSLNGTFVNDLRIPDQTYITLKLSDIVRFGYDSHVYILEKSQHKVPEEALKHEKYTSQLQMGIKSAESKQQNLQEERSKLERSERKSLTESPVPRPTPLYGQPSWWGEEDSGNKEAHSEVRRSGESHSDITKEAPTAEDEFTFSVQEIRDGQTKSTYPYHREPSYFEIPTKEFHMQSKSPATDLIDIPTKDTNIPLISTPPVVQSHASFTIEFDDCMPGKIKIKDHVTKFSSRQRSKQQQQPSNSLVVTPTEVLSAESKVADWLVQSDVSMMCRRPPCEDVYSTKSDLAMHIRTLKGHHHEDGTQSDSEDPERTMKGQRSKSHHSMKSQSSVQSHQSAQSKKSEPPESVLSQESASVQKFHHPQSVSPHKHHEGELDEIEVHPVQEASSPPQAEVKAIHPEPHTQQAFIIEFFDDNPRKKRSQSFTHNSAHADSYSALKAKLEKRKGLAHGERPASVHGHVPPTQQITVPLKGSSHGGSQRSSSLRREKTEDSGTSTSLLGTSSRSSPAITIKPFGSVGRKSKLAQEFTAEFLKDTEKTPPPMSAPPVMMSPSHTLLPSPAEPSGPSSVSYPPSPSQLPPLSQSLLQATSPVSVPSQAPGRGPVSSASPLCSAGSTVPQFSPLLVSGVETKASRVTRTEEEDSLSDAGTYTIETESQDKEVEKARSMIDQVFGVLDAPEYSGQTLGVYRPVIDDGKDEQQFLSHSHGMAADVISTSSQGRGGDQVISLQAHPDVGGPKWVSRWASLADTYSDPGATQGSMGIPPQSGPPDRDDSMTSLIGQSFDILESEGSQVSRTRRVLPQVPPGEKLENTTPSILIRHETNMDHEPPEKGSRAPQQQDCTQRLRVQDDVDPDSLSDTSRSDDSSILDRSGRSQARRGTHSPSDNVNHSRGLRELPTPTPKPTSFYIGSEDGSCKSDVSKSPGFSQPERDSSPKVPPTTVLIRHLSGHESRRPVKPNSSAPNLQTHNKDVVPTKETSTSFVRQESFTKDRPSDNIQVKKLPHISSHPALRSLDTEEAVRDTFPFPKEADKSLTSPEEKLPGSSQRSKKGSFPAQEDSLSGDSDVDTASTVSMVSNKNAPVSANKKHTSASDLRKEKSSSGLQDKARQPTARERLSEKRRNHASSDNTGKAELSRRLQLRRSAGNRGSLDLSDNQHGQQLWPEAAASDHESSSRPNSRKKLTAPLPKEDPSKMTKGNQQVLTRSNSLSAPRPTRASMLRRARLGEASDNEGAETDRASQSSDHSKTPAEGKKLSRLDILAMPRKRTRSFTVPSDNESTSSKHGISNRPTEANGSVRKGASSEVRQATSKGTASVGKHSAARTRSSQVKHSSTTGSHRRQKDSEYSSTSEEEFETNSNSKHKRSHTSASTQTQTPQKAIQMRLKCGSLETEEDETQNEHFQNWSTHSAEIARLSQDLAKDLAILAREIHDVAGDGDSQASSGMGATTSPGSMPNTPASTISTREERPYASLQRFLLPQLVQHIPEASLNYQKVPPGSTSPVDQDSNMNDHDSSRRRPWNREEVILDNLMLNPVSQLSQAIRENTEQLAEKMKALFHNKTEVWEEIEAKINAENEVPILKTSNKEISSILQELRRVQRQLEVINTIVEPGGILKIHPATSPGGKSQSHSKSASKEFTSPTPTNANASSKRGPKGPEGGRYVV comes from the exons ATGAGTGTGACATCGTGGTTCCTGGTCAGCAGCTCTGGCACTCGTCACCGTCTGCCACGGGAAATGATCTTTGTTGGCCGGGAGGACTGCGAGCTAATGCTACAG TCTCGTAGTGTGGATAAACAGCATGCTGTTATCAACTATAACCCTGCCACAGATGAGCACCTTGTCAAGGATCTTGGAAGTTTAAATGGG ACCTTTGTGAATGACTTGAGAATTCCAGACCAAACATACATAACCCTCAAGCTGTCGGATATTGTTCGTTTTGGATATGAT TCACATGTGTATATTCTTGAGAAGAGCCAACATAAGGTTCCTGAAGAGGCCCTCAAG CATGAGAAGTACACCAGTCAGCTGCAAATGGGCATAAAATCTGCAGAAAGCAAGCAACAGAATCTGCAGGAAGAAAGATCCAAATTGGAGCGCTCTGAACGCAAGAGTCTCACAG AGTCACCTGTA CCCCGACCAACACCATTGTATGGCCAGCCATCATGGTGGGGAGAGGAGGACTCTGGGAACAAGGAAGCACACAGTGAAGTACGAAGGTCAGGTGAGAGTCATTCAG ACATCACAAAGGAGGCCCCGACAGCTGAGGATGAATTTACCTTCTCTGTTCAAGAGATCCGTGATGGCCAGACCAAGTCAACCTACCCGTACCACAGAGAGCCCAGTTATTTTGAAATTCCAACAAAGGAGTTCCATATGCAGTCCAAGTCCCCAGCAACAGATTTAATAGACATCCCAACCAAAGACACCAATATCCCTCTAATTTCTACACCTCCAGTTGTCCAGAGTCATGCTTCTTTTACTATCGAGTTTGATGACTGCATGCCAGGCAAAATTAAAatcaaggatcatgtgaccaaGTTCTCGTCTCGTCAGCGTAgcaagcagcagcagcagcccaGTAATTCTCTGGtagtcacacccacagaggttCTATCAGCTGAGAGCAAGGTGGCAGATTGGCTTGTGCAGAGTGATGTCAGTATGATGTGCAGGCGGCCACCCTGTGAGGATGTGTACAGCACTAAGAGTGACTTGGCGATGCATATTCGGACGCTCAAAG GACACCATCATGAAGATGGAACCCAGAGTGATTCAGAAGACCCTGAAAGGACAATGAAAGGACAACGCAGCAAGTCACATCATTCCATGAAATCACAATCATCAGTACAGTCACACCAGTCAGCTcaatcaaagaaatctgaacCACCGGAATCAGTTCTGTCCCAGGAGTCTGCCTCAGTACAAAAATTTCATCATCCTCAGTCAGTCTCTCCACACAAACACCATGAAGGAGAACTTGATGAAATTGAGGTTCATCCTGTTCAAGAAGCCTCTTCACCTCCCCAGGCAGAGGTTAAGGCCATTCACCCTGAGCCTCACACCCAGCAGGCCTTCATTATTGAGTTCTTTGATGATAATCCCAGAAAGAAGCGGTCACAGTCCTTTACCCACAACTCTGCGCATGCTGACTCCTACTCTGCATTGAAGGCCAAACTAGAGAAACGAAAAGGTCTGGCTCATGGGGAAAGGCCTGCCTCTGTGCATGGGCATGTTCCTCCAACACAGCAAATCACTGTTCCACTGAAAGGTTCAAGCCATGGAGGGTCACAGCGATCAAGCTCACTGAGGAGAGAGAAGACAGAAGACAGTGGGACCAGCACATCTCTATTAGGGACCTCGTCTCGCTCTTCACCAGCTATCACCATTAAGCCTTTTGGGAGTGTTGGCAGGAAGTCCAAACTAGCTCAGGAATTTACTGCAGAGTTCTTGAAGGATACGGAAAAGACTCCACCTCCTATGTCTGCCCCACCTGTGATGATGTCTCCATCACACACTCTTTTACCCTCCCCTGCAGAGCCATCTGGACCCTCATCTGTATCATACCCACCATCTCCATCCCAACTACCTCCATTATCCCAATCTCTTCTTCAAGCAACCTCGCCTGTCTCCGTACCTTCCCAAGCCCCAGGAAGGGGTCCAGTTTCTAGTGCCTCCCCACTCTGCTCAGCTGGGTCAACTGTGCCACAGTTTTCACCACTGTTAGTTAGTGGTGTTGAAACTAAGGCCTCAAGGGTGACACGAACCGAGGAAGAGGACAGTCTGAGTGATGCTGGTACCTACACAATTGAGACAGAGTCACAAGATAAGGAAGTGGAGAAAGCTAGAAGTATGATTGATCAG gtGTTTGGTGTTTTAGATGCACCAGAATACAGTGGTCAGACTCTTGGAGTTTACAGGCCTGTGATTGATGATGGTAAAGATGAGCAACAATTCTTGAGTCATAGCCATGGTATGGCAGCAGATGTAATATCGACATCATCACAGGGCCGTGGTGGAGACCAAGTCATCTCACTACAG gcaCATCCTGATGTAGGAGGGCCTAAATGGGTCTCACGCTGGGCCAGCCTTGCAGACACTTACAGTGATCCTGGGGCTACTCAGGGATCTATGGGAATTCCACCCCAAAGTGGACCTCCAGACAGAG ATGACAGTATGACATCATTGATTGGTCAAAGCTTCGATATCTTGGAGTCAGAGGGCAGTCAAGTTTCCAGGACCAGACGGGTGCTTCCTCAGGTTCCACCTGGAGAAAAACTGGAGAACACGACCCCCAGTATCTTGATTCGGCATGAAACAAACATGGACCATGAACCACCAGAGAAAGGTTCCAGAGCACCACAGCAGCAGGACTGCACTCAGAGGCTACGTGTACAAGACGATGTGGACCCAGACAGTCTGAGTGACACTAGCCGTTCAGACGACAGCTCTATCCTTGATAGGAGTGGTAGGAGCCAAGCAAGGAGAGGAACACATTCGCCTTCTGATAATGTAAACCATTCTAGAGGGTTAAGAGAATTGCCAACACCCACACCTAAACCCACCTCATTTTATATTGGCTCTGAGGATGGTTCATGTAAGTCAGATGTGTCTAAAAGCCCAGGTTTTTCACAGCCAGAGAGAGACTCCTCTCCAAAGGTACCTCCAACAACTGTCTTAATACGACATTTGAGTGGCCATGAGTCTAGGCGTCCGGTGAAGCCTAACTCATCAGCCCCAAATCTTCAGACACATAACAAGGATGTGGTGCCCACCAAAGAGACCTCAACCTCATTTGTTAGACAGGAGAGTTTTACCAAAGATAGGCCAAGTGACAACATTCAAGTTAAGAAACTGCCACATATCTCTAGTCATCCTGCTTTGAGAAGCTTGGATACTGAGGAAGCTGTTCGAGATACATTTCCCTTTCCTAAGGAAGCAGATAAATCTTTGACATCACCAGAAGAAAAGTTACCTGGATCTAGTCAACGATCAAAAAAAGGGAGCTTTCCTGCACAAGAGGACTCTCTGTCTGGTGATTCAGATGTTGATACCGCTAGTACTGTAAGCATGGTCAGCAATAAAAATGCTCCTGTCAGTGCAAATAAGAAGCACACATCTGCAAGTGATCTGCGCAAGGAGAAGTCATCTTCCGGTTTACAAGACAAAGCACGACAACCTACCGCTCGTGAACGACTATCAGAAAAACGCAGAAATCATGCCTCCTCTGATAATACCGGTAAAGCTGAACTAAGTCGCCGGCTACAGCTTCGTCGCAGTGCTGGCAACCGTGGTTCTTTAGACCTTTCAGATAATCAGCACGGTCAACAACTGTGGCCCGAAGCTGCGGCTTCTGACCATGAGTCAAGTTCACGACCCAACAGCCGCAAAAAACTCACTGCACCCCTGCCGAAGGAGGACCCTAGTAAGATGACCAAAGGAAACCAACAGGTGCTGACCCGATCTAATAGCCTTTCAGCCCCAAGACCAACCCGTGCCTCCATGCTTCGCCGAGCTCGACTAGGTGAGGCCTCAGACAATGAAGGTGCAGAGACAGACCGTGCATCTCAGAGCTCCGACCACAGTAAGACTCCTGCTGAAGGAAAGAAACTGTCCAGACTGGACATTCTTGCCATGCCTCGGAAACGCACTAGATCCTTCACTGTTCCAAGTGACAATGAGTCCACCTCAAGCAAGCATGGCATTTCTAACCGTCCAACGGAGGCAAATGGCAGTGTGAGGAAAGGGGCTTCAAGTGAGGTGAGGCAGGCTACCAGCAAGGGGACTGCATCAGTAGGGAAGCACTCCGCCGCTCGTACCCGTTCTAGCCAAGTTAAACACAGTAGCACAACTG GTTCCCACCGCAGACAAAAGGATTCAGAGTATTCCTCTACCTCAGAGGAGGAGTTTGAGACCAATTCCAACTCTAAACATAAACGCTCCCACACCTCGGCTTCAACTCAGACACAAACACCGCAGAAGGCGATTCAAATGAGGCTAAAATGTGGCTCTTTGGAAACGGAAGAGGACGAAACTCAGAATGAACACTTCCAGAACTGGTCTACTCATAGTGCAGAGATTGCCAg GTTGAGTCAAGATCTGGCCAAAGATCTTGCCATTCTCGCACGTGAAATCCATGATGTTGCAGGGGATGGTGACTCCCAAGCATCATCAGGCATGGGAGCTACCACTTCCCCAGGCTCCATGCCCAATACCCCTGCATCCACTATCTCGACCAGAGAGGAG AGACCATATGCATCATTACAGAGGTTCCTGTTACCTCAG CTGGTACAGCATATACCCGAGGCAAGTCTGAATTATCAAAAGGTTCCTCCAGGCTCAACTAGTCCAGTAGACCAAGATTCAAATATGAACGACCATGACAGTTCCAGACGGCGTCCCTGGAACCGTGAAGAG gtAATTCTGGACAATCTTATGTTAAACCCAGTTTCCCAGCTCTCTCAGGCTATCAGAGAGAACACGGAGCAACTAGCAGAGAAAATGaa AGCTCTGTTTCATAACAAGACAGAGGTCTGGGAAGAAATAGAGGCAAAAATCAATGCTGAAAATGAGGTTCCAATCCTTAAGACATCTAATAAG GAAATCTCATCTATCCTCCAAGAACTGCGAAGAGTCCAGagacaacttgagg TGATCAACACTATTGTTGAACCTGGAGGAATCCTCAAGATTCACCCTGCAACTTCTCCCGGGGGAAAGTCTCAAAGTCACTCAAAGTCTGCTTCCAAGGAGTTTACCAGCCCCACTCCTACTAATGCTAATGCAAGTTCAAAGCGAGGTCCCAAGGGGCCTGAGGGAGGCCGATATGTAGTATAA